In Mytilus trossulus isolate FHL-02 chromosome 10, PNRI_Mtr1.1.1.hap1, whole genome shotgun sequence, the DNA window tcaattaaaaaaacatcaattcCTAAATAAAATCTTTGAGGTCTAGTAAATGTACCACATGTCTCTTATGTATTATATTACCTTCCTGATTTTGACAATTGAGACACCAAGACAGAGAACTTACATGGGTCAAAAAGCAAGCTGAAAACACTAAATACTCATTTAGAATTACATTTCACAGTCACATTCATCAATATACTGACTAACTTGTCACAATAAAGCTGTCCTATAAATGTCTTTGTACAATAAGAACTTTTTGGAACAACTCAATCCATTTCATCTCTTAGTCTTGTTTAAATGCTTGTTCACTTCAATAGCTTTTCAATCTGCTGAGCAAGACTATGAAgctgaaataaagaaaagattcatttaataaagttaaatctttgaaaaaaaaatcagtctagtcggaacttttttttctatcccTTGAATGTTATGATAATATTAGAGAACTGACTGCTTTCAAGATAGACACATCATTTTTTGTCTGCAGCTACAAAgactttttctcttttttttggaAGCACAGTTATAATATGCGTAACTCCTCTAAATGTATCTAAATTTGCAAATCAAGCATGAGGGCTAActccacatcttcctatatctattttagGGATTTACGTTGGATACATGTTGGCGCTTTTATATAGAGATTTTCTACTCCTTAACTTAAGATAAATCTAACTTAAAGCAAGCATTACTTTTATTCTTACATTGACTAGAAATCTTATTTCATATCCACTATCCCCAGCAAGCCTGCAATTCTTTAttctcaacaaaattattttagataatttacAGTCCTATCatgtttttaccaaaaattttgaaaagttccAAACCTGAAAATAAATGGCCTCATTTCTGAGCTCCCTCAACACCTGACGACTTCTGGGTAGAGCATCTGTTGCGATTCCACCATCCCTAAGGTAGTTCAGGATGTAACGGAAGTGAGTGCCATCTCTATCAATAAAGATTGTGCCATCTTCCTCAGGTTTTATGTTGTGACGTCCACTAAACATGGCAGCTAACATGGACTCACTGTCCCTGGTCAAGGTCAGTTCTGAGGTGGTGTATACTGTTCCTCCAACATCAAGTTTGATTCTTCCCTACAAAGATAAAATCTAACGCATGTCAATGGTTGTTAAAAGAGTTCAGCCCATCCCACAATAATggtttgaatataaataaaaccagGGCAAAACTTTTATTGTTATAACTATTTCGTTTAATCTTACTGTGCCGCAAAAATAGCACAACCACAGCTTTTCTTTAGGAAAGCCGTCATTATTTCTATCATGGTCTTTTCTTATGACAAACTTTGTCCCTTTTTGCAGCCCAAATTTTGAAagcataaaaaagaataataacttaaaattataatgcatttttcaaaatgttgctTTGAAATGATCTGAGGACAGATAAATTAAAGCAATTATTATCTCCCTTAAATACTTTTCCTGAAACCGGAATAGCAATTTTAAAATAGTTCCATATGACACATTCATATACCTATACAAAGTGGCATTTTTCTCACCACTCACAGTTTTGGAAcaagttctcttatatttggaCTTCTTGTTTGACTTCTTGACTGTTGTATTATATTAATCTACCCAAcatcaatcttttttttcatttcattccCATACCAGCTATCCTAttctaatagatataggaagatgtggtgtgagtgccaatgagacaactctccatccaaataacaatttaaaaagtaaaccattataggttaaagtacgaccttcaacacggagccttggcttacaccgaacaacaagctataaagggccccaaaattactagtgtaaaaccattcaaacgggaaaaccaacagtctaatctatataaacaaaacgagaaacgagaaacatgtatatattacataaacaaacgacaactactgtacatcagattcgaTTCCTTATAACTATTTTGGATAATCAGTACCTATATCAGGTATATAGGTGCaaacttttaaagaaaacaaactgaatTTTCAGACCAAATTAAGACTCCATCTAGTCTAATCATTTCAGAGAAAACTATAtcggaattttttttataataagaaGAAGGACTACAGACACCAAGTAATGGCAATAGCTTAGTCTACTGTTAAGGGGAGGCAACTCTGTATTCTATAGATGATgaatgtattttgttaaacttaaggtatcatctatatTACTAAAGGTAGAGACCCATTTTATTGAGCTGCAACTCCTCTAAAACCATACAAAGTCTAAAATATTTGTGACATGACGtaaatgtagtgttttgtacttCCTAAATCAATCtatgaaaaaaacttttttctacAGAAAACGccaatttttgagaaaatatcCAAATTCAGAAACCGTTATCAGTCTTTGTCTTATATGCTTTGATGCATGCTCAGtcaacatgtacatatatactaCCTGTGAAATTtataatacttaaataatgAGGTCAAGAACTTCATCATTATACAGGGATTAACACTACTAAATTTATTCTTTGTCAAATGAATTTTCTGATTGTAGTAAGAAAACCAGTACATGTTCAAACAGAGTTTTGATAGCAGATAAAACAATGCACCTTTATAATCACCacgactttatcagatgacaaattattcaaattctaaaacaagagtgTGTCCTAAGTTGGGgttaaaactctaatttggctttaaaattagaaagatcatatcacaagcaacaagtgtactaagtttcaagttgattggacttcagcataattaaaaactaccttgcccaaaaactttaacctgaaaagggacggacgaacggagccacagacaagaaaacataaggCCACTCtcctatcataggtggggcataaaaacaggCTTAAAATAAGGTGTACTACAAGGTACTCTAGTAAGTCATGGATCCGCAATGTCGCGGGTGTTTTCTAGTATACTTAAAGTTTAGCCAATTGCCTTTATCATCTATAGTTATTTATACATCATTCCCTCCTTTTGAAAAAGAGgacattataaattatattttttttattcttgttaAAGTCTCAATACCCAATTTGCAAccattcaacaaaaacaaaaaaaacaaaatcttaaggTTTTCTTGAAGACTAAACTATCTATTATCTACAGGTTATCTCATCATATTCATACATGATATGATGACCTAACAAACTAAAGGCAAACCTTTTTATCATAAAAGTATTCTTGTATGAATTGTGTTTGTATACATTTCACTCTTTGCATGaactaaatacaaaaatactgttTACAGTGTAATTAAATCATGGTTCTAGtgcttttaaaaatgcatcTTTTGCTTATAACAGCAGTATTATGCATGAAAACAGATAAAAAGTCTGACATTCTAATCCTAGTATACACACAGCCTTACACATCACTATTCCAGCTCACACTTCTGAGCTTATTAAGCTGAACAGATACACTATACTTGATTGAAATTCaagcaatatatttttaaaatgtatgaaactgaaaacaattatataactACAGTTACCATGGAAACATTCACAGATCAGGTATTGATAAGGAACCTCCCATGTTTCCTGTAGAATTAAACTGGTACCCTATCCATTCTAAACAACTGGTAAAGGTTATGTTTATATAAAGAGATacagtatgattgccaattagaaaaatatccaaataaTTTGGATGTAAGCAAatgatttctttcttttttaaagaatgtgtttatttttttaattcattgtgtTTCCAATtaccaaaaataatattttactttttgctttttgaaagaaaatgttTAGTGAAACATCCAAAGTTTGTTTATAGTTGCTAATTTCAACTGTTTTACTAATTTTGATGAttgtataaattgtaaattttacctGTTGTTTTACTAGGCTGAAAAGCAATAATGGTTGGTTACCAGTTCATCAGAAATCACTACATAAACTTATCTTACTCATTACCGCCAACGAATTACCTTTACACAACATGGACATTGTGACATTTAATGGACATATTCTTCGATGTTTATCTCGCATAGTTTGTTTGATGACTTCGTGTTATGGATAAAACCCACAGAAAACTGTATAGCTTCAAAGGGCCCTAATAAATCAAGGCTTATCTCCTTGAAAAAGGGACCATAAATGTCGAGAACCTAGGTgtaatattataaaagaaaacatttcatatcataaaaataacattaaaaaaacaaacaatttaggagtcattaaaataaatatcagtCTGCTGTTTAGTTAACTTAATTTactacttttttaaaaatgaatgtaaAGCTAGgaaatactattttttatagcataaaataagaaattatcaggattcttttttgaaatattgcTGTCAGAGATGACTCATTTGCATTTGTAGTTTGGAAAATAATTTCCAAAACTTTTCTTTTACTTTAtcccaaatattttgtttcaatttcaaacaatgttttgttcaacttaaaaaaaaaatcttttcataaaaaaaatataaatttcagaGCTCTAAAATTTTCCTTTTCAGTCAGTTTATAATCTGGACCAATCATAGAACCTTATCTCTATGACTGAAAGATTAACTTCTGGACTGAATACTTATCTAAGTGAAAACATATATGGCAAGGAAATTAAGAACAACGTAAGGTAGGGACTGTAATCTTAGAGCCCTGTAGATTGTACAACTACGATATTTTACTAAACCtgtattttaacaatttctggAAAGCGGCACCTGGACCTTTAAAATACCCTAAAATTTAGGGCCCCAATTATATAAAGGGTGAATCCTCCATCAAAACCCTGCAAGAAACGTTTATAAGACAAAACATAGGACATGTCAAAACAATTCAAAGCCGCCTCTCATTTCTGATACAAGGAAGGAACAGATTGAAGTGGTACACATCAACATATCCAAAAATCTGTATCACcagaatttttttgaaataagaCTCAAATTAAATTGGTCCTACCTCTTTTAGTTTTCCCTCCTTGAGATATAATGCAGGCTTGGCTATGACATTATATACAGATTAATATATGTGctattgtttttttggttttgtgtgttttgtcccattgttttaattgtattttttttaaaaacttttttgctAACAATAAAAGTTGTTGTTGCTTTACGAcattagtacatgtatttgtttccACAGAATGGCTAAGTATTCAAGTTAATTCTTTTTATAACCATGTATTAAGTGCAAATAGAAACACAACACATTTTCAACACCCCTATTGCCATAATTGGTccctttttgaataaaaatacaaaataattcttTGAAAGCATTCCAGAAAATTTTggttacattttgttttgaaaccCTTTCTTTGGGTTATGAGTAGTAAGTCAAAGATTAGTCATAAGTTTTCAAAATTGCTTGACAAGTTTTTTTGGCATAATCCAACATTTTGTCTAAGGTTTCTGCATATTTTTACACACAAACATCCATTTTTAAAGAAGATCTGCcggtttaaaattttgatagatGGAAAATATGTTGCTGTTGAATTCTGTTGGCACTTAGTATATTGGAACTcagactttttctttttttttcattgtgtaAATGCTTGGTATTGTTTCTGTTCTATAGAGCTcgttttgtacatgtattcgtttttttatatacatgtatgagagATTCTTTAGTTTATATATGCTTGTCTTATGTAGAACTCTTGTCTGTTGTCTCTCTACACATAAAAGAATTCTCAATACAAACCGTACCTTCATTatcagctacatgtatatacatgtatgtattttagTGAGGAAttatatttaaagcatattgTATTAATTAGTTTCTAGTGTCCTCTTCtcaataatttttgtttgtatttaatttgtGAACCAGACCTTCTAATGCCCACGTGCACTAGTTCATACCTTAAGaacaaaaatgtctttttatagCGCTGACTTACCTGCTTGTCTTTTTATGTATATGAGTTTCCTGTTTGTTTAAATgcttaagaaaataaatacttttatcaATTAGAACAATATTACTAAAAAtgatcattgtatatttaaggcatgataatatataaattaaaaaaatacttaatgtaaataattttagcatgttaagaaaaaaatggacttgtttgataataaattgtaaattttgtactaaaaattgttttttgtaaacgtatgtctttttttcatatgcTGTCCAGTGGTTATAAAATACTAAATTCTGACATTTTTTCTTGGTTGACCAGCAATTTTAAAGCCTAAGACAATACCTTTGTGACTACATGTACCTTTTGACATCTCACAAGTAACTTCATGTATagcacatgtacatgtataagcaacatgatgattttattttgtggaaAATAACATTTCCATTTCTTTGGCaagttaaatttgaaatgatcTGTACTTGGtaattttgttcttaaatttaCTCCATACCTTTTGAACTTTATGCAATTCTTCCATTCGTGTGATCTCATCCCGTAACTGCTGCCATTGTCTTACAATCTCCTCTTTTTCCTTCAGTAGTTCTCGTTTACATTTCTCCTGGtgtttgtcaaatattttctcCCTTGCTATCagatctttttctttcttttccaATTCTCTGCCTCGTAATTCAAGTTCTTTCTTTAGATTTTGTAGATGCTCTCTTTCATCAACAACTTCTTTGTTGATACTGTCGATTTCATTTATTCTGTTAGAGACATGTGCTTCAAGACTTTCTGTAACACTTTCATATTTGGTGTGTAAACAGTCTTTAATTTCAGATACCagtttttctgtaaataaaaaaagttgtacattttcaataacattaatttggcttcaaattaagaaaactgaaattattaatataaaaataaggagatacaTAAACTGCAGGAAAGAAGCTTATGTAAAGTTTGTcaaaaaataagttcaaagattgacagttaacagcaaaaataaacatgtttgaaGAATGAAATGTATTACGAAAATCAGTATTTGTTCAGCAtacaattgacaatttttatcTCTGTACTGACATGACTGAAGAATTTCTACAGAATGTTATATTGTCAGACATATTGGCTTATTTAAAGTACATTACAATGTAtgtgtcaattgatgccatcaCAAATTCTTGATATGAAGGAGTCTGGATCATCTTGTTTAacataaaaacttattttttcttcatataagTGTCTACATGTACCTAGTCTAGCATTTATGCTCTCTTTCTCTACAGTAAAGTTTAACACTTCTTTCTTTAAATCGCTGTCATCATGGCCTGAGTCACCACCATCACACAAATGTACCCCTTGGTCTTCACAATTTTGTAAGTGATCTTTACAGATGAAGCAGACATAGTCATCATAATCGTTCAACTGTAGACGATGTCTGTGGTGGTGGTGCCCTCTATATGAGCAACCTTGACCTCTTCTATTGTAATAATTGTTCCACTGGGGATGAGGTGCTCTAAATAATCCTCTAGTGGACTGCATATAGCGATGATTCATCATCTGTTGATTCATAATCCTGTTGTAAGGGAAATAAGGTGGTGGTCCTTGCTGCCAATGAAACCCCCTGTTGAATGGACTATTGGACATAGTATGTTAATTGTGTGTGTATCTAAGCTGAAAGGAgatatgaaatattataaatatacattatgTAAAACAGAGGAAAATTAAAGACACTTCTATAAACTGATAAATGGCTATATATATTCAAACCTatgtctatatatattttgttttgaatatgacCTCCAGACGGATCAAGCcatgtaaaaaagggggggttccaactatatgtccccactcaaatgcattgatcgttccAAAAGAAAGGGGGTTCCGATCCCTGGAACCCTCTCCCTGGATCCTCCACTGACAGATTAGACAATTCTGACTTTAAATAGGCTCATGGAATAACCAGGCTCATGAATATATTAAAGgatcaaaaagtattttttcatcacatgttttttatttagGCAGCATCCATttgatttatgttttgttttttttcacaaacttttttttcgcctttggcgaagaacaatctattttttaagcgacaaaccgaaaacattttttttttccttcaattttagcattgcatatatatagtggcagctgagggtgaaacaaacaatttatttttctcagggtccaaaacaaattatttttttcatcaaaaacttgaaacaaacttttttttccaaaaaaaacatagccccccagaaaatcaaatggttgctgccttatattagtttttttaatgagtcaataatcatgataatgacaataatcaatatttttcttcaGCCCTGCAAgaatttttatcataaattgtgAGATATATTCTGTATGGTGTAGCATTTgctaaaataaatcaaactccGAAAAATAGGATTGCACAAGCTACACTCTTCATACAGTGTGTATTGTCAAATATGGTGAATCAGCTGGCAATCACTCAAGCGGAACAAAAATGTCAACACAAATCTTGCACAATGAAAATATTGTCTAATATCATAAACCAACTGACGAATGCCAagttgtttaaataaataatgaataatgttaAATGATCATACAAGATTGATAGAAATCTCAATGTATTTCGATTAATCAAGTgttctgtgtttttgtttactTCTCTTTCCAGCTGCTTGTTTGTTTACGTCGACGAATAATTTTTCATTCGGCAATTTCCGTATGACTCCGCCGTTCAAA includes these proteins:
- the LOC134688365 gene encoding uncharacterized protein LOC134688365, whose translation is MSNSPFNRGFHWQQGPPPYFPYNRIMNQQMMNHRYMQSTRGLFRAPHPQWNNYYNRRGQGCSYRGHHHHRHRLQLNDYDDYVCFICKDHLQNCEDQGVHLCDGGDSGHDDSDLKKEVLNFTVEKESINARLEKLVSEIKDCLHTKYESVTESLEAHVSNRINEIDSINKEVVDEREHLQNLKKELELRGRELEKKEKDLIAREKIFDKHQEKCKRELLKEKEEIVRQWQQLRDEITRMEELHKVQKGRIKLDVGGTVYTTSELTLTRDSESMLAAMFSGRHNIKPEEDGTIFIDRDGTHFRYILNYLRDGGIATDALPRSRQVLRELRNEAIYFQLHSLAQQIEKLLK